The following DNA comes from Girardinichthys multiradiatus isolate DD_20200921_A chromosome 2, DD_fGirMul_XY1, whole genome shotgun sequence.
gtatttataactaaaacattttttctagcTGTCTTTTGTGATTTCTACAATAATCCCAACGAATGCACATGGCACTACTCCAACTTTCCTCCACCCAAGTACAATCCCTGCCCATACTGCAACCAAACTGTCTTAAAGCTCGAAGGTGAGATAATAATTCAACATATGTTTTGATGAATCTGTTGTATACGCTAATTAAAATCTTGAAGTTTGTAATTGTATGCCTTTCTGTGGGAAAAACATATGAAGATTTTATGTAaccattaattattttaaagaaaaccgacaacatatttttatttttttaaacattctattttgtgtatttttcttagtattttacCCATCAATAACTTGCATGATGTTTATGATGCATTTTCCACAGGCTGTTATCCTGCATGTCCACAAGAGAAGCCATTGTTTGATGAGAATAAACAGGAATGTGTGGAAGAATGTAATGAGGATCCATGCATAACAACTACAACCAAtacaccaacaacaacaaccaccACAACTACAACTGAAACACCAACCACAATCACTACATCAACTGAAACACCAACTACAACCATTACATCAACTGAAACACCAACTACAACAGCTTCAACTACAGCTGAAACACTAACTACATCTATTACATCAACTGATTCTACAACTACAGCCACTTCAACAACAACTGCTACAACTACAACAGAAACACCAACTACAATCACTACATCAACTGAAACACCAACTACACCCATTTCATCAACTGAAACACCAACTACAACAGCTTCAACTACAGCTGAAACACTAACTACATCTATTACATCAACTGATTCTACAACTACAGCCACTTCAACAACAACTGCTACAACTACAACAGAAACACCAATTACAATCACTACATCAACTGAAACACCAACTACAACCATTACATCAACTGAAACACCGACTACACCCATTACATCAACAGAATCTACAACTACGACCACTACAACAACAACCACTACAACTACGACTGAAACACCAACTACAAACATTACATCAACTGAAACACCGAATACAACCAGTTCAACTTCAAGTACTACTCCTTCATGTAGTCCTGGAACTTGTAATTGGTCCGAATGGTATGACGTACATGACCCAACCAAGGACAAAAATGACAATGAAACATATGACAACATTAGAGAAAGTGGCAAAGCCATATGCTACAATCCCCAAGAAATTGATTGCAGATCATCTGAAAATCCCGAATTAGAGCTGAGTTTTTATCTGAGTGAAACTGGCCAAAAGGTGACTTGTGATGTCAACAGTGGGCTGATATGTAAAAAAGAAGAACAGTTAAAATTGAAAAAGTGTTTCAACTACAAGATACGGGTATGTTGTGGGACAGTTCCATGTTTTACAACTACAACTACACCTGAAACACCAACTACAACCATTACATCAACTGAAACACCAACTTCAACTATTACATCAACTGAAACACCAACCACACCCATTACATCAACTAAATCTACAACTACAACCACTTCAACAACAACCACTACAACTACAACTGAAACACCAACTACAATCACTACAACAACTGAAACACCAACTACAATCACTACATCAACTGAAACACCAACTACAATCACTACATCAACTGAAACACCAACTACAACCATTACATCAACTGAAACACCGACTACAACAGCTTCAACTACAGCTGAAACACTAACTACATCTATTACATCAACTGAATCTACAACTACAACCACTTCAACAACAACCACCACAACTACCACTGAAACACCAACTACAATCACTGCATCGACTAAAACACCAACTACACCCAATACATCAACTGAAACACCGACTACACCCATTACATCAACGGAATCTACAACTACGACCACTACAACAACAACCACTACAACTACGACTGAAACACCAACTACAATCCATACATCAACTGAAACACCAACTACAACCATTACATCAACTGAAACACCGAATACAACCAGTTCAACTTCAAGTACTACTCCTTCATGTAGTCCTGGAACTTGTAATTGGTCCGAATGGTATGACGTACATGACCCAACCAAGGACAAAAATGACAATGAAACATATGACAACATTAGAGAAAGTGGCAAAGCCATATGCTACAATCCCCAAAAAATTGATTGCAGATCATCTGAAAATCCCGAATTAGAGCTGAGTTTTTATCTGAGTGAAACTGGCCAAAAGGTGACTTGTGATGTCAACAGTGGGCTGATATGTAAAAAAGAAGAACAGTTAAAATTGAAAAAGTGTTTCAACTACAAGATACGGGTATGTTGTGGGACAGTTCCATGTTTTACAACTACAACTACACCTGAAACATTAACCACAATCATTACATCAACTGAAACACCAACTACAACCATTACATCAACTGAAACACCAACTTCAACTATTACATCAACTGAAACACCAACCACACCCATTACATCAACTAAATCTACAACTACAACCACTTCAACAACAACCACTACAACTACAACTGAAACACCAACTACAATCACTACAACAACTGAAACACCAACTACAATCACTACATCAACTGAAACACCAACTACAATCACTACATCAACTGAAACACCAACTACAACCATTACATCAACTGAAACACCGACTACAACAGTTTCAACTACAGCTGAAACACTAACTACATCTATTACATCAACTGAATCTACAACTACAACCACTTCAACAACAACCACCACAACTACCACTGAAACACCAACTACAATCACTGCATCGACTAAAACACCAACTACACCCAATACATCAACTGAAACACCGACTACACCCATTACATCAACGGAATCTACAACTACGACCACTACAACAACAACCACTACAACTACGACTGAAACACCAACTACAATCCATACATCAACTGAAACACCAACTACAACCATTACATCAACTGAAACACCGAATACAACCAGTTCAACTTCAAGTACTACTCCTTCATGTAGTCCTGGAACTTGTAATTGGTCCGAATGGTATGACGTACATGACCCAACCAAGGACAAAAATGACAATGAAACATATGACAACATTAGAGAAAGTGGCAAAGCCATATGCTACAATCCCCAAAAAATTGATTGCAGATCATCTGAAAATCCCGAATTAGAGCTGAGTTTTTATCTGAGTGAAACTGGCCAAAAGGTGACTTGTGATGTCAACAGTGGGCTGATATGTAAAAAAGAAGAACAGTTAAAATTGAAAAAGTGTTTCAACTACAAGATACGGGTATGTTGTGGGACAGTTCCATGTTTTACAACTACAACTACACCTGAAACATCAACCACAATCATTACATCAACTGAAACACCAACTACAACCATTACATCAACTGAAACACCAACTTCAACTATTACATCAACTGAAACACCAACCACACCCATTACATCAACTAAATCTACAACTACAACCACTTCAACAACAACCACTACAACTACAACTGAAACACCAACTACAATCACTACAACAACTGAAACACCAACTATAATCACTACATCAACTGAAACACCAACTACAATCACTACATCAACTGAAACACCAACTACAACCATTACATCAACTGAAACACCAACTTCAACTATTACATCAACTGAAACACCAACCACACCCATTACATCAACTAATTCTACAACTACAACCACTTCAACAACAACCACCACAACTACCACTGAAACACCAACTACAGTCACTGCATCGACTAAAACACCAACTACACCCAATACATCAACTGAAACACCAACTACAACCATTACATCAACTGAAACACTGACTACAACAGCTTCAACTACAGCTAAAACACTAACTACATCTATTACATCAACTGAATCTACAACTACAACCACTTCAACAACAACCACCACAACTACCACTGAAACACCAACTACAATCACTGCATCGACTAAAACACCAACTACACCCAATACATCAACTGAAACATCAACTACAACCATTACATCAACTGAAACACTGACTACACCCATTACATCAACGGAATCTACAACTACAACCACTACAACAACAACCACTACAACTACGACTGAAACACCAACTACAATCCATACATCAACTGAAACACCAACTACAACCATTACATCAACTGAAACACCGACTACACCCATTACATCAACGGAATCTACAACTAAAACCACTTCAACAACAACCACTACAACTACAACTGAAACACCAACTACAATCACTACAACAACTGAAACACCAACTACAATCACTACATCAACTGAAACACCAACTACAATCACTACATCAACTGAAACACCAACTACAACCATTACATCAACTGAAACACCAACTTCAACTATTACATCAACTGAAACACCAACCACACCCATTACATCAACTAAATCTACAACTACAACCACTTCAACTACAACCACCACAACTACCACTGAAACACCAACTACAGTCACTGCATCGACTAAAACACCAACTACACCCAATACATCAACTGAAACACCAACTACAACCATTACATCAACTGAAACACCGACTACAACAGCTTCAACTACAGCTAAAACACTAACTACATCTATTACATCAACTGAATCTACACCTACAACCACTTCAACAACAACCACCACAACTACCACTGAAACACCAACTACAATCACTGCATCGACTAAAACACCAACTACACCCAATACATCAGCTGAAACATCAACTACAACCATTACTTCAACTGAAACACCGACTACACCCATTACATCAACGGAATCTACAACTATGACCACTACAACAACAACCACTACAACTACGACTGAAACACCAACTACAATCCATACATCAACAGAAACACCAACTACAACCATTACATCAACTGAAACACCGACTACACCCATTACATCAACGGAATCTACAACTAAAACCACTTCAACAACAACCACTACAACTACAACTGAAACACCAACTACAATCACTACATCTACTGAAACACCAACTACAATCACTACATCAACTGAAACACCAACTACAATCACTACATCAACTGAAACACCAACTACAACAGCTTCAACTACAGCTGAAACACTAACTACATCTATTACATCAACTGAATCTACAACTACAACCACTACAACAACAACCACTACAACTTCAACTGAAACACCAACTACAATCCGTACATCAACTGAAACACCAACTACAACCATTACATCAACTGAAACACCGACTACACCCATTACATCAACGGAATCTACAACTACGACCACTGCAACAACAACCACTACAACTACAACTGAAACACCAACTACAATCACTACATCAACTGAAACAGCAACTACAATCACTACATCAACTGAAACACCAACTACAATCATTACATCAAGTGAAACACCAACTACAACAGCTTCAACTACAGCTGAAACACTAACTACATCTATTACATCAACTGAATCTACAACTACAACCACTTCAACAACAACCACCACAACTACCACTGAAACACCAACTACAATCACTGCATCGACTCAAACACCAACTACACCCAATACATCAACTGAAACACCAACTACAACCACTTCAACAACAACCACCACAACTACCACTGAAACACCAACTACAATCACTGCATCGACTCAAACACCAACTACACCCAATACATCAACTGAAACACCGACTACACCCATTACATCAACGGAATCTACAACTAAAACCATTTCAACAACAACCACTACAACTACGACTGAAACACCAACTACAATCACTACATCACCCCCTATAGTCACTGCATCAATGACAACACCATCAACAGATAATTCAACCATTGACTGTCTACCATGGAATAAAAGGGTAAGAGACTCTACTTACTCTAAGCTTTCAATTACTGGGCAGGTGAACTATGCTGTTTAGTTTCATTGACAactattttaggtttttaacatttttttctgcaatTCATAAATGCAAGCTACtactaaatattttctaatgtttttctttattgcaGCTAAATGAGACATTTTTTCTACCCAATTGTACCATGGGCAAATGTTTGGGGAACAATATCGTGGAAACCATGCCCTATATATGCCCGCCCATAAAGAGCATAACTTGTTCTAATGGAAAAGTTCCTGTTCTAGTATATGATGATGATAAGTATCCCTGCTGCCAACATTATGAATGTGACTGTAAGTGCTTTGATTAAAAACAGCATGAAATATACATCAGTATACATCAACTATaatattatgaccactgacCAGAGAAGGAAGTGACAAAGGACATAGCCGAAATTACTGTTATGCCTTAGCAATTGCACCAGTTCCAGACTCTCCATAGCATCCTTAGATGGTCTTTTGAGTCCCCATGAGCTCAATCCATTTTGCTGACAATTGAACCCTCCTAAATTTATGCAATGGTCATAATATTGTGGCTGATCAATGTATGTTGTAACACATTtctgatttaaagaaattacagACCAAGATTTTATGTCACAACAGGTGTGTGCGAAGGATGGGGAGATCCTCATTATATGACATTTGATGGCAAATACTACAGTTACCAAGGAAACTGCAGTTATtatttgatgaaagaaattataCCAAGGTATGGCTTGGAGGTTCATATTGAAAATGTCCATTGTGATCCCACTGAAGATGTTTCCTGTCCGCGATCTTTGACTGTCAtctataaaacagaaaatatcaaaCTTATAAATCAAAATCTCAATGGACCAGCAGCCATGCAGGTAACACAAGAGGAGCACTTtggaaatgttattttgtctttaCCTGAAATACATTATTCCAAGTAATATAAGTTATACAATAATGATTTCACAAAGAACATTGTTTGTCAGTTAGGAAAAACTGCtcttcagaaaatgtgttttatgtagATCCACAAGAAACCATATTTTCTTATAGAAGGAAATGTTAACTTTAATCTTTTAGTtgaaattttttctttttcaggccATTAAAAAAGGAGAAATCCTTAAACTACCTTACGTCACACAAGAGGTTAAGGTGATAAGCACTTACCTTAACATGATTTTAGAGATCCTTGATCTCAAAGTGGTCATTAAGTTTGGAAGAGCTGGCTTTAATATCATCCTTCCATACAAGTACTTTGGAAGAAATACACAGGGTCATTGTGGTAAGAACAGCCTTACAGGTAGCCACATTCCTACCTACATTGGTTTGGATGGAAGTAGACTTAAAAACGTTTCTTTTTTTAGGAACCTGTACAAATAATCAGACTGATGATTGTATGCTACCTGGAGGTCAtcaagaaacaaaatgtgaagtcaTGGCAAATTATTGGCTTCTACCAGGCAGTGAAGGACCTGGCTGCAGGACTGACAAACCAACTCCTTCACCACCTACATGCCAGCCAGACTCCATTTGTGAACTACTTTGGAGCAGGTATGGTAGACAATCTCTTATGTGGTCAGACTTAAGGTAATTGAAATATACATAtattgcaaatgcatggtagttttataataaacaaaattgTGCTTATACTCCGCttttttgttccattttctactaCAGGGTCTTTGCAGAATGTCATCGACTGATCTCTCCATCCAACTTCTATAAAGGCTGTGTTTTTGATAACTGTCATGTGTCCAACAAAGCAGTGGTGTGCAATAGTTTGGAAGTTTATGCTGCTGCGTGTGCAGAGATTGGAGTTTGTATTCACTGGAGGAACCACACTAATCAATGTggtacaatgttttttttgtcataataGCACTATTGAAATGAAAGTACATTTTTTGCTTATTATTTCAATAGCTTTACAAACatactgaaaatgtttgttttatgtcatATTTGGGGGAACTAAACTAGGTTTTTTTCATTGTCAACAGCGACCCAATGCCCATCAAACAAAATTTATAAGCCTTGTGGTCCTGCAGAACAGCCAACTTGTGAGCAAAAGTAAGTTAttggaaatgtttgtcattagGTTTAACCACACATGTGAGCATCTGCTTAGTAAATATTGGCAAGTGCAGAACAAACGACagcacagaaaagaaaaagcagcaaTCAGAGCAAGAATTCTGttgcatcaaaactggtttaaaAAACTTGAACATctaaacaaaattattaaaaagatcTTGAGTTTAGTTCTAGCAaggttgtgtttggttttggttATATGACCCATTCAATTCATTACCTATCCTTTGTTAAAATCATGTCTGTCAATATATATGATTTGTAACAACCAAGTACAAGAGTGTCAGTGAAAATTTTAGCTGAAATGGGATGGCGCAAAGGGAGCACTGAAAACACCCAGATACtacaaaatgtgattattgtgtttttttgtagttttatacTTCTGAATTTATACTTGCTGCTGATTGCTGATCATATTTATTCAGTTAGAGAGGGTATTTCTGAAGagggctttttgtttttattttgatggcATAAGGTACAAGGTAAAGCCAACATGTGCCTAATATTCAGAACTGTGTTCCTATTAGTTCTCAGATCATCGGCACCTTTTCAGCTTTTCTCACgtcataaatgttatttttaaaccaAGTCACCTTGAATTGCCACATGTTGtgttaaatttaattattttcagttcattcattttTCGCCATAGAGGGTATatagttgtgtttttatgtgtcttAAAATGTGTGAATATATTGCCTCTTGCTGTGTATAGCACTGACCCTGGCTTTGTGCAACAGCAGTACAGATaagaaataaagttttaacaggaataatattttttttattgatatttgaATGTTGCAGTTCCAACGAGCCCAGCATAAACTACACTACTGAAGGCTGCTTTTGTCCTGAAGGAATGAAACTGTTTAACAAGAAATCTAATATATGTGTTAGAAGTTGTGGTgagtatttatttaaatcatacAGCTTTGACAGTATTAAAAAAGAACACATAGAGTGCTAACGGTACATTTAATTCTTTGGATTCAAGGTTGCATCCTTGCTTCATTGTATGtcatctttaaaacattttgagtatttttcCCCTCTGATGCAGTGCTGTACTTTTCCTTTTAGAAACCTACTGATATTGTACCTATTGTTTCCAAAATTGTTAAAAGTCCAACCTTGAATCTGTCAGATCCAAATAAGAAATAACTTTTATGACGCATAACACATTCCCCTAAATAACAAATGAACAGTTAACAATCAGTCATAGATTTTCTGCTTCTCATTCTAATAAATGTGTAAGCTTGTGCAGATTAGCCAAAAATaagatgtttgtttatttttaaatatataagcCCATTATTACAGTTctgtgaaaaaatatgtttttgcttttttgttatacTTGAATGTTTCaatctttaaacaaattttaatatcacagTTATTAACACATTAAATATAAAAGTGTATTGAAATAACGATTTAATGTAATAAGAGAAAAAAGGCAATCCAAAGacaaacaacatctaaagcactggaggccagtgttcatgatttaacaataatTAACCCTTGTGTGGTGTTCAGGTCTATTTACTGAAGGAAAGATTATACAattaatgtatatttttgtaaatttgtttccactcatatcatgattttaattaaatgtttgattgtgaggcattaaaaatcacaaaatgcaacaGGTCCACTAGACCCAGAAACATTGgctgagtaaaaacaatatgaacaccacacaagggttaagaaactgggcaaaaatggcatcacTGGAGAGTTTCAAGGTAAAAACTACTGATACCCAAAAAGATTAGAAAGCCCCATCTCAAATATCCCAAAAACTATCTTGATGGTCCCCAAGAGTTTTGAGGGATAATTCTTTGGACCAATGAGACAAAAGCTCAACATTTTGGAAGATGTTTCTCCCATTACTTCTGGCATTAACAGACCATTTGCAAATAAGATCATCATACTGAGTCAAACATGGGGGGTAGAGCCTGTTGTAATTGATGCAAACATCTGCTCTCGCCAAGATACACTAACATATATAGCAAAATAGGAAACAATGTGACACCAGGGTAACAGTCAAAGCCATCTTAATCCAcctcacaagtaaaaacagtcATTAAATGGTTAAAATCTTGTGGAGCAATTCAGCAAAATTTACAAATGGAGAGAATGAAGTATCATTTATTTACACTCTGTCTTTGAACAGGTTGTCTTGATCCTGATAAGAAACCCCGTAAGGTGAGCCAAATGGGATTTTCATATAAAGTCTTTAACCATGTTGTTATTTGAGACATTTAAGTCACTATTTTGGTTTTATCCCTCTAGTTTAATGAGACATTTGAATACAAATGTCAAAACTGCATCTGTGATGAGTCCACCGAAACTGTGATCTGCAAACCTAAGATGTGCCCAGTACCAGCAGAACAAACATGCATCGGTCCAGGATTTGTTCTCGTAAATCAAACTGATCCATCAGATCCCTGCTGCATTGTCCATGTTTGCCGTAAGACATATAACAATAATGTTAATTATTGCCTGTAATGTGTAATTCTTGAACTCTGTATTGAACTGActtcttcttcatcttcacAGAATGTCAGAGCAACACTTGCCCGATCAACAGCATGAACTGTCCAGTTGGATACAGGTTAAACATCAGTGTCCCTGAGGGAAAATGCTGTCCAGAATATAAATGTGGTAAGGCCATGAATTCAGTTTAAAACCTCATATAGCCAAATGACAACAGGATCACTGTTACATAACTGTTCttgtattttatgttaaatgtCTTTCCTAGAATCTATAAGAGTCTGTGTCTCCAACAA
Coding sequences within:
- the LOC124883408 gene encoding mucin-2-like: MKWTVVWLCFLSFSAAIQAVDVRNHVNNICSTWGRQHFKTFDGDVYQFPGFCEYNLVKDCHGSQGKFSVHIKREKNDGIITISYTVVTVNENTFNLTKKLVKKNNELVTLPHYSGGVKVEESTFYIKLDAPRVGISVMWNREDAVMVEVSNNYKNQTCGLCGDFNGVPVYNELINNGIKISQVEFGNSHKVHLPNDDCNDPREDKDESLKAVNVSSTCKNSQSICEQMFESWSSCSNLIMPEDYIQACVIDMCACNNSRHCACSTMSEFSRQCSHTGGQPPNWREPHFCAKQCPYNMSYKESAFPCMDTCTHQDTRSMCEDHKIDGCFCPPETVFDDISKRGCIPQSECQCKHDKIYNSGEVYQHEKTNCTCLEGRWECESFETPATCSVEEGSHFTTFDGTTYTFHGSCHYTLAKVESRDGVSPNFTIRALLEPCAEEKYDTCLKAIKFHLGEDHVLMFKSDGSVLENMVVVSLPYYSGEFRIFHASSIDILLYTKFGVQIQIQRIPVMQVYISLENSYKEKTYGLCGTFNAVSNDDMKTPQGIVEGSPVTFSNSWKGEVCGLCGNFDGNGGNDFTTQGGLEVSNPFEFANSWKVHSTCPNVEKNVDACERAPHRDHWAKLKCSIITDQFEECHSKVDPSPFYDNCVKDSCACDSGGDCECFCSAVAAYAQACNEADVYIAWRTPDICPTSTTTATTTTETPTTITTSTETPTTPISSTETPTTTTETPNTTSSTSSTTPSCSPGTCNWSEWYDVHDPTKDKNDNETYDNIRESGKAICYNPQEIDCRSSENPELELSFYLSETGQKVTCDVNSGLICKKEEQLKLKKCFNYKIRVCCGTVPCFTTTTTPETPTTTITSTETPTSTITSTETPTTPITSTKSTTTTTSTTTTTTTTETPTTITTTTETPTTITTSTETPTTITTSTETPTTTITSTETPTTTASTTAETLTTSITSTESTTTTTSTTTTTTTTETPTTITASTKTPTTPNTSTETPTTPITSTESTTTTTTTTTTTTTTETPTTIHTSTETPTTTITSTETPNTTSSTSKLSFYLSETGQKVTCDVNSGLICKKEEQLKLKKCFNYKIRVCCGTVPCFTTTTTPETSTTIITSTETPTTTITSTETPTSTITSTETPTTPITSTKSTTTTTSTTTTTTTTETPTTITTTTETPTIITTSTETPTTITTSTETPTTTITSTETPTSTITSTETPTTPITSTNSTTTTTSTTTTTTTTETPTTVTASTKTPTTPNTSTETPTTTITTTTSTTTTTTTTETPTTITASTKTPTTPNTSTETSTTTITSTETLTTPITSTESTTTTTTTTTTTTTTETPTTIHTSTETPTTTITSTETPTTPITSTESTTKTTSTTTTTTTTETPTTITTTTETPTTITTSTETPTTITTSTETPTTTITSTETPTSTITSTETPTTPITSTKSTTTTTSTTTTTTTTETPTTVTASTKTPTTPNTSTETPTTTITSTETPTTTASTTAKTLTTSITSTESTPTTTSTTTTTTTTETPTTITASTKTPTTPNTSAETSTTTITSTETPTTPITSTESTTMTTTTTTTTTTTETPTTIHTSTETPTTTITSTETPTTPITSTESTTKTTSTTTTTTTTETPTTITTSTETPTTITTSTETPTTITTSTETPTTTASTTAETLTTSITSTESTTTTTTTTTTTTSTETPTTIRTSTETPTTTITSTETPTTPITSTESTTTTTATTTTTTTTETPTTITTSTETATTITTSTETPTTIITSSETPTTTASTTAETLTTSITSTESTTTTTSTTTTTTTTETPTTITASTQTPTTPNTSTETPTTTTSTTTTTTTTETPTTITASTQTPTTPNTSTETPTTPITSTESTTKTISTTTTTTTTETPTTITTSPPIVTASMTTPSTDNSTIDCLPWNKRLNETFFLPNCTMGKCLGNNIVETMPYICPPIKSITCSNGKVPVLVYDDDKYPCCQHYECDCVCEGWGDPHYMTFDGKYYSYQGNCSYYLMKEIIPRYGLEVHIENVHCDPTEDVSCPRSLTVIYKTENIKLINQNLNGPAAMQAIKKGEILKLPYVTQEVKVISTYLNMILEILDLKVVIKFGRAGFNIILPYKYFGRNTQGHCGTCTNNQTDDCMLPGGHQETKCEVMANYWLLPGSEGPGCRTDKPTPSPPTCQPDSICELLWSRVFAECHRLISPSNFYKGCVFDNCHVSNKAVVCNSLEVYAAACAEIGVCIHWRNHTNQCATQCPSNKIYKPCGPAEQPTCEQNSNEPSINYTTEGCFCPEGMKLFNKKSNICVRSCGCLDPDKKPRKFNETFEYKCQNCICDESTETVICKPKMCPVPAEQTCIGPGFVLVNQTDPSDPCCIVHVCQCQSNTCPINSMNCPVGYRLNISVPEGKCCPEYKCESIRVCVSNNVEYPPGSSVPGRECENCTCSTNSLSDGLMEVKCTPQQCKELNCPNGFEYKKTNPDECCGNCEQTHCVINVNGTEMLLKPGEMWSPTENRCERYVCVRTLKTFTAIRSHTVCPPFQENNCKSDTIQTAANGCCKICVEKEKACKLETMETVINRNGCISKVDMPYCEGSCNTFVKYSEAADAMEHSCSCCKETRTSNRTVDLVCENGGQVSFTYMHVEECNCSHTECTTPARQNIRRKRSFTLL